The nucleotide sequence ATCCGAAGCAGTCAAAAGCGCATGAAGGGCTGGAACAGTAAGATAGGAAATGAGGGTGCGGAAGTGAAACAGATATGGGTTGAAGTGAAGGCCGCCTTTTTGTACAATGTTAtatctttttattatataaCTTTGTCACCCCAACGTGTTAAAACTCTGGGGCTTGGGTCTTTCCACGATAGGTGTTAAGAGTTACTGCAGTCGGGCAATAATTTCGTTATAAATGGTGGGCAGGCATTGTTAACATAGGAAAGAGCTGATGCCTCTTGTAACATTGTTTCTAGTGTTAGTGTGCTGTCTTGTGTAAATTATTTTTACTGCCCTTTAGCTGTTGCATACATGTGAGATCTTatactctctcactctcttggTTCCGGTTCAACTCGAGGAGTCCCTCCCGAGTTTGTACTGATAACTCGAGAAGATACGGAGATCCTGTTAACTTCAAAAAGGGAAAACACAGtgcaaatattatttttgatttatgcttcgaataaaataaaaaattctcttGGCGTAGTGCCGTTTCTCTTTTCGGTATTGGAAGAGGTTTCAATGTTTCTCAAATCTCTCATGTTGTCCTCTTAAGATAAAAAGTATCTAAACTCGTGTAAGAAGTGCATCAGATGCAAAATTGGGGCATGTTTACTTGGTACAAATCAGAAGGAATGAATATGCTATGAAAAATCTCACCTTGGTTTTGGATCATACGTTTATTTTTCCGATGTGCCCTACCCAAACTCAATGAGACTTTGTCTCGTGTTTCATTCCTTTGGTTGTTACTTGTTAGTAAACAAACACATGAATAAAATGATACTCATATTCTACAAGTGCATTACTTGAAGTGAGCTTGCTGAGGTTCATTGATTGCAATAGCCGATTCGTGAACTTAATCAGGTTCACAAAAAGTTGTTCTCAAGACAAGAGAATCATTGTGGTGCGGACTCACGATCCATTCAAATTTgccaatacaaaattaaaaatttcccaACCTTTAAAGGCAACTGCTAAGAGTTTGTAGCTTAAGTAGTTAAGAGCATTTACTTCTGCACCGATAAAGTGGGCTGTGAAAGGGAATTGGGTGATCCAACTTAATCCTACGTTTTTGGAAAGCAAAAGTTTGTCTTCATTTCCTCCGATTAAAGTGCTTTAGCTTGGTTGCTTGCTTGTCACTCGATTGTTATTTTGTTGTTGAGCAATCACCTTTAGATGCTGCAGGTAGAAAGAAGATGCTCCTGGAGATATTTGGTAATTCGTGTCCTGAAGTGGTTACAATAATTCAGGAAACAGCGGAGTCCACAATTTTACGGCGAGCTATCTATGATAGAGACATGATTTACACCTGGGGAATCGGCCATGTTACTCTGCTAGGTGATGCTGCTCATCCCATGCAGCCGAATCTAGGTCAAGGGGGTTGCATGGCAATTGAGGTACGTTATTGTTTatgtaaattaaatttaatccGTAGCAGGCTGCATGTCAGAAAAATGGAAACAAATCGGGTGATTTGTGTGCAGGACTGTTACCAACTTATACATGAGCCTGATCAAGCTTCCAAAACTGAGTCAGATGTTCAAATATCGGATGAAATTGTCTTGGCACTAAGAAGGTAAATCGTAGCCGTAGGAAAACCCTGTCTCTAGCAAAGCAATCTCACACTCCTAGTTTTAGGCTTGAATATTGTTGAAATCTtccaaatttacaaaattttgtccaAATTGAAAGATCTTCAACCTCACTTGTAAGTTTTGCGTtcatgatgacgatgatgaagaTCAGATACGTAAAGAAAAGAATGTGGCGTGTTGGCATAGTGTACGCAGCCTCCCGAATGGCATCAAGAATGCTTGAAAGTTACCAACTTTACATAAAGTTTAGAACCGGTCCTTTGGCTGTAAGTTTTCCCCAACTAATTACCTGCTTCAACCTCCTGAAAGGTTTTCCTAATTTTCATTTAACGAAATATAAAGTAATTTAAATGTAACTCATTTCATTTTGTTCTTGTGGTTGCAGCATCTACTGACTCGGCAGATAACACACCCTGCAATTCCTCTATTTCGTGCATTTCTTCAAACTTTTATGCCGAAGTTTGTGGCTTGGATGATAGCAGGGGATGGGTAAACGTAGAAATCTATCTCAAAACTTATGTGTGCGCGCgcatgtatatgtgtgtgtgtgtatcaccATAGCTTCTCAACATCATAACCTCCTCAGTTAAGGACCTTCCACAGTTCCACTGAGACTGTGAAAATGctacaaatttaatttgttgCAAAACTTGAGGAAGCGGAAACAGATAGCAAACTTATATCATTCATGTTGCTCTTGTTGGTGCAGGTTATTTCTCGAAAGGGAGTGAACTGAATGCAAAGTGCAGGATAAGTAGCAAACTAATGCCATTTGCCGAAGCTCTCAAATATCATCTACCCTCTTTGGATCTACTTGGACGACGATTTAAACCTGTTCCCACCACTAAAATATTTCGGTGGGTTctataaataaacatcaatTGAGACAGTGAAAAGCAAGTCCAAGGCTTTCATATCACTATTGGTAATATTcacataaaaacataaattcGAGTTTAGAGTTTATACAAACTCCTTAAATGTGTACATCACAATCGACACCCACAAAAATCACTTTTGTGTACGCCCTGCTTTTTTAAAGGggaggtttttctttttaaataaacaaCATTGTCAAATCTACTCCAGCACTATTTATATACTTGAAAGTAGAGGGCTGGTTCCGCAGAATTTCCACTTATAACATCCAACTTGCTCCATAACGTTTTTAGCCTCTCTCCATAACGTTTTTATAGGAACTGGATCCCCTTTGGATCCAAAAATATCTAACCCCACTAATCAATGCATATGGACCGGGTTATTGAAATTTTatcaaacggctacaattattataacattCAAAGAATGTCTCCTGtttatagccgttggatcaaattttaataaccCAAATACATTGATTAATGTGCTTAGATCCCTTGGATCCGAAGGGGATCCAGTTCCGTTTTTATGTAGTGATCGTGTCAGAATTGGGAGGGCGTGAGCCATAAGAGCATCTCGCCGGCCCCTTTTTTGCCCTAGCAAAATTAGGTTGAATTGCCTCCAACCCAAAAAAGTTGCCCTTTCAGCTGAGCTTGCTTCCTTTGCTTGGCCTTGCGCCCTATTGCTACAGTAATTGCCACTGTGTGGCCCATCCACGTGCAGCTTCCAGGTGGCCAGATTTGGGCCATCCAAcgataataattttaaaaatcaacAGCCAGGATtattttaaagttaaaaattctcaaaaaggaaaaaaaagaaaaaccagtAATTACCCAACATATTCTTCGTTCTCCACCACAACTCAGTATTTAGTTTTACTACAATCTCCGATATTTATTTGCTacctcccaagaaaacataaagaaaaaaaataaaaaatatacatgtgaaagTAATTGTTTTAGCCCTTGCTGTCCCTCTTCCCCAACAAGTGGACTTGCCTAAGGACAATTATtatttctttgtccttgtcctTACCCTTGTCCTCCTAAAACGGATGGAGATGCACTAAGCAACGTCGGTGGTGATATTtaatttagtaaataaataaattcaataaCGTGCATGCACAAGTATGCTGCATGTGCACCTTAAGCTATTTTAGGGAACAACTTTGTCTTTAGAAAACATAAAATGGATTTCCTTGTATCTGAATCCGTACATGGTAATTGACTGTCTTTATTATACATACGCATACATATACATGCAAATACGAAGTATTGGGCTCTAAGCAACCTTGTATTTCTGTTTTTGGTCAACAATGGCGGTTTCTTCTCTGTATCTTAATTCATGTCATCAAATTCTTGATTTTAGAGCACAAAAATACGGTAAGACCGAGATCATTAGAGGCAATAGTATTATAAGATGTAAAACTAGTAGGTTTGATCAAACTTCGGAAGAAGGCAAGGGTGGCACCAATTCAACTTGTGAGTAGTGCACTGGCAGTGCTGGAAACCATTGACGAGGATGTCGGGAACAAATCATGGAAGCAACTTGTGCTCCTCGCCCATTTCTACGATTTTGTTTGCCAGGATTTTTGACTTGGATGATAACAGGACATGGGTAAGGGAACATAAGGACAACAGAAATCTGTTTCGATTCATTTTCACAGTTCAGTTCTAGGAGCATCCCTCATTTAGTCATCCTCCGCCCTCAAAGGGAGAGAAAAGGATACAAATAGCAGAATGAATCACAAACTTCTCTGACGGAAGCAGGGGTTACCACATAGGA is from Pyrus communis chromosome 10, drPyrComm1.1, whole genome shotgun sequence and encodes:
- the LOC137748114 gene encoding zeaxanthin epoxidase, chloroplastic-like, which gives rise to MAGFKIRSSQKRMKGWNSKIGNEGAEVKQIWVEVKAAFLYNETAESTILRRAIYDRDMIYTWGIGHVTLLGDAAHPMQPNLGQGGCMAIEDCYQLIHEPDQASKTESDVQISDEIVLALRRYVKKRMWRVGIVYAASRMASRMLESYQLYIKFRTGPLAHLLTRQITHPAIPLFRAFLQTFMPKFVAWMIAGDGLFLERE